The Bacillus sp. FJAT-27916 genomic interval CCTTTTAGTTGGTCGAACTGACAGGTAATGAATTCGAAGGGAATCTGATAGTGACGGTGGTAGCTTATTTTTAAATCCTCAAGGAAATAGGCCAGAGCGGACTCATAATCCACTTCCATGGATTCCTCATCAAGGAATGTGAAGAGCTTTCCGATAAAGATATCAGAATACATATGAGAAAGGATCGTAGCTTTTGCACTTTGAAGCTCAATAAACTCTACAGCAGCTGTTTCCTTATCCTCGACCTCAAACTCCATCTGGAATAAACGGAAGCGCTTTAATTGGCGGGTAGTTAAAGGAATAATCATAAACAAAGAAATCCAGACCAATAGATAGAAGAATCCCTGGAATAGGAGCCGGTTCACCTGTGATGAAACAATCGGCTTGATGATATACTCCGTCCACCAGGTTGGAGGGACGGCTGGGTCAGCCTGGAGTGGAGCAGGATCTAAGAAAAACAACTGGGCAAGGGTCCACCCGATGATGATGAAAATCCCAGAATAATAAATGAGCGATAAAACTTGAGGCAGAAATTCTTTGCAAAAAAAGACAAGCTGACTCATACCTTTTAGAATCTTGTTCACTAGCGGTCACCTCTTTGTTATAGAAACAAAATTAACCACTAAATAGGTATGCGCCAACATGCTCTTTTATGACAGATGATTGGTTTTTCCGGCAAATTTAATCGATGTTTGATAGCCCGCTGTTTCAATATTAGCTAAACGGGCAGATGGCTCTGCCACTTGAATGGCAGCCATACCGTTCTCTCTCCTTGCAGTGACAGAGGAAACGGTAATATTCTTAACCTTAGGACCAATGTCGATGGCAATGGGTGCTGAATCAGTAAAGATTAGCCCTTCAAGCTGAATATGGTCAGAATGCTGAGGCCCCCCGAAGATTTTTATGTCGGCGGAAGCCGTCTTGAAATGTCGGGAAGAAGCATGTCGGATCGTAATCGACCTCGATTTATATTGAATCGCGGCCATCGGTTCACCCTTGTAATCGTATTCAGAATCGCCAATCATCGTAAAATGATTCATGACGACATTTTGATAAGCCGATACAACCAGGCAACGGGGCGCTGAGTCTTTGTATAAGTCTGTAAAGACAGGTGCCATCGATACGAGATTTACCGCACTGATGTTAAAGGCTGACAGAGAATCCGGGTCGGTTTGCAGATGATGGCCGATATGGCGGAAATTAAAGGAGCGATTATCATGGACCGACAAATGCCCGTATATATGGACGTTGCTAGCAGCAGAAGCTGTCGCATGTGCTTTTATTTCGATGCCGCCGAAGCAATGGCTGGAGGAATTATGAATGAGCCATACATCATTCGACCCGTCATCAATCTCAAAGCCGTTTGAATTCGAAAAGCCCTCCGCATGGGCCCTGCCGCTCGGGAAGCACATATGGCTGTTCGTAATCAGCAGATGGCTGCTGTGATGGGTTGTCACACCGTCATCCCCGAAGCCATAGCCTGTTACATGGTCGACCCAAATATATCGGCTTGCCCCGCGCGACCATGTACCGTCACCGAGATATGTATAAAAGCTGGAGGAAAGATCAAACCCATGCAGTCCGGCATTCACAGCCTCCACATCCTTTACCCAGCCGTAGGTGACATGCGCATAGGTCAGGCAGCTGGAGCGATTATTCCCTGCACTTGTTCTCTGCCCGGCAGGAATCCGGCCTGAATTCCAATCAAGCGTAAGAGCTTGCACGAGAATATGGTGATTACCCCTAATAGGATTAGCATTTCTAAGAAGCGTGCTTGAAACAACCGCATCATCTGATAGCTTCAGAATAGACCTGCCCTTGCCCTCGCCGACAAAGCACGTGAAGGAAGGGAGTTTGACGCCTTTGACGATATACGTTCCTTCAGGGACAAACACCATTCTTCGTCCATGCCCAACTGCCTCCGCAAAAGCCTTCGTACAATCCGTCACCCCGTCGCCGACAGCACCATAATCAACTACATTCACTTGCTTGTTGATTGCTTGATTCAGAACTTCATACTCATCATCAAGCGTATCCTTCCACTGCGGATAAAGAGTCCCTTCCTTAAGGGCAGGGGGATGAGTTAAATCTGGCCCCTTTGTTGTCGTCAAGAAAAGACGCGGAAAAAAATAAGCGAACCGCTTTGTCATGGCAGGAAACGAATGCTTCGGTTCATTTTGGCGAATCGCCTCCTTTAAAACCTGCTCCGTTTCTGACGCCAGATTAGCCATTGTCCGTCCCTTCGGAAGCCATTTCGATAACAAAAGCTCATTCTTCTTCGGATCATGATTCCTCGATAAGCTAAGCATGAAAACCCGTCCTCTCTTTCACACACTTCAAAATAGTCTACCTGCTTTTCTCTTCTTCATTTTATTCCCCTGAAGCAAACAAGCAAACCGTAACACAAATGTAAAGGGTAAGTGAATGCCGTCCCGAAGAAAAAAAGAGTTTAACATGATACAATAAAAGATATGAATATACCAACTAATCCAGAAAGCCAATAGCTAGAAACCAAAAAAGGGTGACACACATGAAAAAAATCATGAAATCTGAACTGTTCAGTTGGATAACCGCCTTAACCATTGCCCTCATATTGGCTCTCGGCGTTCGAGCATTCCTATTTGAACCATTTATCGTAGAAGGCGCCTCCATGGAGCCAACATTAAATAATAATGAAAAACTACTCGTCAATAAGGTAGTAGCCTATACCGGCTCAGTCAACCGGCAAGATATCATCATCATTGACGGGAAAAACCGAGACATCAATTATGTCAAACGCGTCATCGGCCTCCCAGGTGACACAGTAGAAATGACCAATGACCACCTATACATTAACGGCGAAGAAGTAAATGAACCCTACCTCGCCGAAGAAATCGAAAAAGCCCATGCAGTTGACATGAATTACACCGGAGACTTTGGACCCGTCACTATCCCCGACCACCAATACTTCGTCCTCGGTGACAACCGATTAAACAGCATGGACAGCCGCAATGGCCTAGGGTACATTGACAAGGACCAAATTGTCGGTGTAAGTGAATATGTCCTTATGCCAATCAAGGAAGCCCGCAAGACAGAGTGAAGAGGAGCGGGAATGGAAGCAGGAGAAACCCTGCTTCTTTTTTATGGTATAGGGAGGAGGGGGAACTCAGGCAAAGGGATAATGAGGATGGAAGGTAGAGAGGTATGGGAGTAGCCAGGCACCTCCCGTCCAAGGCCCATGCAAGGGGTAGGAAGGGTGGACAAAGGGTGGGCATCGTCAGAGAAAGCCCACCCAATGCCCATGCAAAGGGGATGAAGGGTGGACAAAGGGTGGGCATCGTCAGAGAAAGCCCACCCAATGCCCATGCAAAGGGGGTGAAGGGTGGACAAAGGGTGGGCACACAAAAAAACTGGCCCAATCACTTTCCGGGCCAGTATCTTCATTAAATATTCCGCTTATAGGTTTCTTTTGTCAGCACCGGGTATTCAGGAACCGGTTCGTTTAATTTCTGGACATTGAATACTTCTGCATATTTTTCTAAATCGTTGGCAATCTCGTCCTGCATCTGTCTTGTTGGCAGTTCGATGTTATACTTCGTGCCTTCATGTAAAAGGCGAGATTCTGTTTCGAAAAATATATAAAACATATAGTCCCCTCCGCTTAAAAGTATTTTTTTCTTTATTCCCTTATTAAGGGAGGGGTCAAACGCCGACAGCAGGTTAAATGCCGCCAATACTGTCTAAGGACATATCCAGCTCTTTGAAGTTAACGGCATCTTTGTCTTTCGCTTCAATTCGACCTTCGAACTTCAGCTTGCCATCATCAAGATTATAGATGCTAAAGATAGGATGGCTTTCGGAATCGCGGCCGAATAACTGGATGTGATCATCGCGTAGTGTAATGTATTCAATTTGCTTGTTGTCACGAAGGTTTAGTTTGAGTTTGTCAACCACTTTACCTGTTTTCCAATCTATTTTATAGACTGTTGCGGTTGTTTGCTGTTCCTCATATAAGGTGAGATTTGCATATAAATAGTCTTCATCGTATAGATAAGAGACATCGGAATTTGGCTGGTTTTGCAGTTCGTCAGGCAATTTAAGCTCAGATAGCTTTCCTTTCTTATACTGGAAGACATAAATAGATTTATTTGACGGCTGCGGTTCGGCCTCATCATCATCACTAATTGGACTTTCCTCCGTTTCGAACATCATGATGCTGGACGGCTGGGTGGCATTCCGTTCCATCAAGGAATAGGTTGAGTGATAATTTTCTTGTGTATCTTTGTGTGTGAAAATAACCTCGTCATTTGTGACTTTTTCCTTTTTTAAATCAATGGAATATTGATGGACCTCTGTTACGTAAGGATTAGATTGTTGATTGGCTGTAATGATGCGCATTTCATTGTAATGATATTGAACATCATAAACTTCCATTATATTGATGTTCTTTTGTTTTGGAACATCGATCTTGTAGGAGCTTGCTTTCTCATTCTGTTTGTTCAATCGATCAATGGTGAAGTGGTAGCTTTTTCTCTCACCCCTAATGGACGTGGAATAATCAACCTCTGCATAGATGACGTGGTTATCATCTTCGAATAATGATCCCGTATCATATTTTCCTCTCATGAAGCTTGGGTAGTCTTTTTTTAGTTTCTGGAATTGCTTGCTTCTAAAGCTTAAATCTTCGTAATCCATTTGTTTGAAATAGGGAAGATCTGTTACATAGGATGTTTCATCATCCTTGATGGTCATGGTTTGGTACCTGCTGTTGTACCTGCCGCCAATATTATATGCACCACTGACACTTATATCCTTGATTATCTCCTTGTCTCCGCCTGTTTGTTCAATATAGAATTGGAGCTTGTCATCTTTTGCTAAGGCCGATTGAATATAGTAGATGGAGAAGGTTGCGAGCAGGAAGACAGTCAGAATCGTTAAAGTTAAATATTTTTTCATCTATTACTTCCTCCTATACGGTAACTTTCTTATTTAATAGATAATGGCTGATCCATACAGACAGGGCTCCGGTAACCATACTTGAGGCAATCGTCATGTAGACGACTTCTGATGGATAGAAATAGTCGGCTTTATCGAGCATAATTAAAACTCCGATTGGTGATAAAGTCAGGAATACCGCAAAGGCGATATAAATCAAACCGAGGAATAGCCCCTTCCATCTGAACGAACGTTCCATCAGGATAGCTGCAAATAATACCGTCAGGACGATGAATCCGCCACCATAGTAGAGGATAAATTCTGTGAAGGTACCTGGGATGATGTAATACAAATATATATTATAGCTGGCCATCTGGCTGATGGTCGCTTCTTTTAAATACTCAGCTGGTGTGAGCAATTCCATGAAGCTGCTTTCGATTAGGATGAAGACCATTTGAGCGGCAACCATTGTGAAGATAATAATCATTATAGCGGTTGCTTTGGCAAAATAAACGGAAAGTCGAGCGGTCGGCAGCATAAGAAGGCGATAGATGAACGTATTCTTACCGCTCCAGTCCCGGTACCAAATCAAAAAGATATAAAAGAAGACAGCACCCACACAAAGAGCGATAGGTCCGATAAAATAAATTTTATCACTGAAGCTAAGCATGCTCATATAAGAATAATTGTCTACAATCGATTGAACGCTCTCTCCGTTCATAATGGCCTCGTTCGCACGGCTCATATATTGATTGGATGTTATCCATACTCCAATCATTTGAATGATGAATAGAGCAGCCAAGCCCCCAAATAATACTTTCGCTACCCGTGAAACTTCCAGGTTCACTAGCTTTAAATATCGATTCATTGTATATACACCTCTCTCAGTACATCCACGACGGATTTCCCTTCCTTGATCCGCATGTCCTCTGCGTTAAACTCCTTATAGACGGTGCCATGGTTTAATACGACTACTTTATCAATTAAGTGTTCTATATCATTGATTTCATGAGTTGTGATGATGACGCCTCGGTCTTCAATTAAATGACTCGTGAATACATTGGCAATTTGTTCTCGGCTGAAGATATCAATTCCGGAGAACGGTTCATCCATGAGGACATAGTCTGTATCCTGAGCAAGACCTAATAGGAGATTAACCTTGGCTGTATTTCCTTTTGAAAGGGTGGAAATACGGTGTTCCTCGTTTAACTTAAAGAATTGAAGCAATTCATCAGCACGGTCTTGGTTCCAGCTTTCATAGAAATCAGTCATGAAATCCATTGCCTGTTTTATCGTAAAGCCTGGAAGCATGGTTAATGCATCCGGAATGAAAGTTAATTTCTCATAGGTGCTCTTCTTTCGGTGTTCTCCATCAATGAGGATTTCGCCGCCATTGACGGGTGTAAGTCCAAGGATGGCTTTCATGATGGTCGTCTTTCCGACGCCGTTAATACCGATCAGGCAGGTGATTTCACCTTTATTCGCCGTGAAGCTTACATCGTCCAATACACGTTTCCTGCCGAACTTTTTTGTTACGTTCTTTACCTGCAGCATAGTTCTCCTCCTTATTTCTCTTCGGTAAGATAATTCTTTTTCACAATATCAACCAATTCGTCAACTGGTACTTGAATGGGCTTGACGGCTAGGATGAAGGCATCGACTGCCTCTTGAATCAATTCCTCGCGGACGCCGTTTAAGATCTTTTCATCTGTCGTAACACGGCTTGGGAAATTGCGCTCTGTATAAATCAATCCTTGTTCCTCCATTTCCTTATAGGCTTTTTGTGCGGTATTCGGGTTGATTTTCAATAAACCGGCCAGTTCACGGCGAGATGGGATTTCCTGTCCTCCTGCCAATTCTCCAGTCGCAATTCGTTCCTTGAAGTAACGGACAACCTGTAAGTAAACGGGATCGCGGTTATTAATGAGGAATGACATCCATTCACCTCCTAATTCTTGGTGTGTGTACTATATGGTTCATACACTCCTTAAGGTGTACTATACTGGTAATACACCATAGATGTCAATAACTTCTATGAAAATAATGCTTATTTTTTAATTGAAAGAGGGAAAAAGTAGGATGACACCGGTATAGACACTAAGCCAAGGAGATGGTGCATATGCAGAATACAGGGCTTGTTTTGGAGGGGGGCGGAATGCGAGGAGCTTTCACTGCGGGTGTCCTGAGGTATTTGATGGAGGAGGATATCTATATCCCGTATACCATTGGAGTTTCAGCAGGGGCATGTAATGGCAGCTCCTATATTGCCCGCCAAATGAATCGGAATCATCAGGTGATCATTGAATACAGTCGACATCCTGAATACATCTCCTTTAAGCGCTTTTTGCGAAATAGGGAATTGTTTGGAATGGATTTAATTTTTGACAAAATGCCAAATGAGCTAATTCCTTTTGATATGGAAACATTCTGCAGCTCAAAGGAAGGCTTTGTCGTTGGAACGACCGATTGTGAGACTGGCGAAGCTGTTTATTTTGATAAACAATCATATAGTAAGGATATGCTTACCATACTAAGGGCTTCCAGCTCCTTGCCGTTGTTTGCACCGGAGGTATCCTTTAATGGACGATATCTCCTTGATGGGGGTGTGACCGATCCTATTCCCATTAAGAAATCGGTGAAAGACGGAAACAC includes:
- a CDS encoding patatin-like phospholipase family protein, whose product is MQNTGLVLEGGGMRGAFTAGVLRYLMEEDIYIPYTIGVSAGACNGSSYIARQMNRNHQVIIEYSRHPEYISFKRFLRNRELFGMDLIFDKMPNELIPFDMETFCSSKEGFVVGTTDCETGEAVYFDKQSYSKDMLTILRASSSLPLFAPEVSFNGRYLLDGGVTDPIPIKKSVKDGNTKNIVVLTKNKGYREAPSNWNWLASRKYGKYAGLLKAMKNHHIVYNDTIKYLKEEEEKGNVVIIQPIRRLDVSTIGRNPQKLENLYEEGYREAKKAYGKLKELL
- a CDS encoding GntR family transcriptional regulator, with product MSFLINNRDPVYLQVVRYFKERIATGELAGGQEIPSRRELAGLLKINPNTAQKAYKEMEEQGLIYTERNFPSRVTTDEKILNGVREELIQEAVDAFILAVKPIQVPVDELVDIVKKNYLTEEK
- a CDS encoding ABC transporter ATP-binding protein; the protein is MLQVKNVTKKFGRKRVLDDVSFTANKGEITCLIGINGVGKTTIMKAILGLTPVNGGEILIDGEHRKKSTYEKLTFIPDALTMLPGFTIKQAMDFMTDFYESWNQDRADELLQFFKLNEEHRISTLSKGNTAKVNLLLGLAQDTDYVLMDEPFSGIDIFSREQIANVFTSHLIEDRGVIITTHEINDIEHLIDKVVVLNHGTVYKEFNAEDMRIKEGKSVVDVLREVYIQ
- a CDS encoding glycosyl hydrolase family 28-related protein, which codes for MLSLSRNHDPKKNELLLSKWLPKGRTMANLASETEQVLKEAIRQNEPKHSFPAMTKRFAYFFPRLFLTTTKGPDLTHPPALKEGTLYPQWKDTLDDEYEVLNQAINKQVNVVDYGAVGDGVTDCTKAFAEAVGHGRRMVFVPEGTYIVKGVKLPSFTCFVGEGKGRSILKLSDDAVVSSTLLRNANPIRGNHHILVQALTLDWNSGRIPAGQRTSAGNNRSSCLTYAHVTYGWVKDVEAVNAGLHGFDLSSSFYTYLGDGTWSRGASRYIWVDHVTGYGFGDDGVTTHHSSHLLITNSHMCFPSGRAHAEGFSNSNGFEIDDGSNDVWLIHNSSSHCFGGIEIKAHATASAASNVHIYGHLSVHDNRSFNFRHIGHHLQTDPDSLSAFNISAVNLVSMAPVFTDLYKDSAPRCLVVSAYQNVVMNHFTMIGDSEYDYKGEPMAAIQYKSRSITIRHASSRHFKTASADIKIFGGPQHSDHIQLEGLIFTDSAPIAIDIGPKVKNITVSSVTARRENGMAAIQVAEPSARLANIETAGYQTSIKFAGKTNHLS
- the lepB gene encoding signal peptidase I → MKKIMKSELFSWITALTIALILALGVRAFLFEPFIVEGASMEPTLNNNEKLLVNKVVAYTGSVNRQDIIIIDGKNRDINYVKRVIGLPGDTVEMTNDHLYINGEEVNEPYLAEEIEKAHAVDMNYTGDFGPVTIPDHQYFVLGDNRLNSMDSRNGLGYIDKDQIVGVSEYVLMPIKEARKTE